Part of the Methylomonas sp. AM2-LC genome, GTGTTCTTGAACAAGTACTGCTAATATATCGGTCAGCAAATCAATTTGTTGTGCGTCTATCAATAAGGGTGGCAATAGCCGAATAACGTTTTCAGCTGTCACATTAATCAACAAGCCTTTAGCCAGAGCTTTGCCGACTAATTCACCACAAGGCGCATCTAATTCAATGCCTATCATCAAGCCAAGATTCCGGATGGAGACAATATGTTGATTACCTTTGGTTTTACTGGCCATTTGTGTGCAAAGTAGTTGACCTTTGCTCTCGGCATCGTCAATTAAACGGGTATTGGCAAACGTATCCAAAACGGCCAGCGCCGCACTACAGGCAAGCGGATTACCGCCAAACGTTGAGCCATGGTTACCAGCTGCTAAAACACTGGCAGCCTTACCTCGCGCCAGACAAGCACCTATTGGCACGCCGTTACCTAGTGCTTTAGCCATAGTACACACATCTGGCAATATTCCATTGTGCTGATACGCTAAAAACTTACCTGTACGCCCAACACCGGTTTGAATTTCGTCGAGCATCATCAGTAGATTATGCTGATCGCAAAGTTCGCGAATCTGATTTAAATAATCAGAGGCGGGTATGTTAACGCCGCCTTCGCCTTGTATGGGCTCTACCAAAATGGCAACAATGTTTGGATTGGCCTCAATAGCCGCTTTGATTGCCGCCACATCGTTATAAGCGACATGTATAAAGCCTTCTAACAATGGTGCAAAGCCTTGCTTAATTTTGGTATTGCCGGTAGCACTTAAGGTAGCCATGGTACGACCATGAAAACTTTTTTCCATAGTGATTATTACTGGCTTTTCTATACCTTGTTGATGCCCATATTTACGCGCTAATTTAATAGCTGCTTCATTGGCTTCGGCTCCTGAGTTACCGAAAAAAACATTATCCATTCCGCTAAGCTGCGACAGCTTGTCCGCCAATTTATATTGCAAATCAATTGCATAGATATTTGAGGTATGCAGCAGTTTATTACTTTGTTCGCAAAGCGCTTGATGAACAGCCGGGTGAGCATGCCCCAGGTTACAAACCGCTATACCAGCCAAGGCATCAAGATAGCGTTTGCCATTGACATCCCAAAGCCAAACGCCTGCACCGCGTTCAAAAGTAACCGCCTGACGGGCATAAGTGGGCATAATGTGTGTCGTCATTTTCCTAAAGCCATGAAAGTGTTTGATAATGGATTACGTTTTGAAAAAAGGCGGCGATTATATTTTTAATATAAGCACTTAGCAATAAATAGTTTCAATCTAATCTAATTCTGTTTTTTATTACGCCAATATCCCAAAAAAAATATTATAAAACATGCAGTTAAATATATCACACTAAATGTAAATAATATTACAAAATTGCGTCATAATTTTTTAACACCCGCAGAGTGTTCATAGCCACGAACCGCTTAAACATTTGGTATCTTAGAAAAGTTTTGCCTTTGTATAGAACAAGCATTTCGTGAACGGATAACTAAATTAATCGAAACAACCATTCGTTAACAGTTTATCAACAAGTGATGTTTAAAACTTTACTCTGGACAAAATTGAATCATAAATCATATTACTAAAATGGGTTGCCTGACGAATAATGACATAATCTGCGTCTGTTCTTTCCGCACCGGGTTTGAAAAACTTAGCTCCAACTTCCTTACCGGCTTTTAAGGCTGCTTTACATTGTTCATCGCCAAAAAGATTATTTTTTGCAGCCACACGTTCAGCCAGATCGGTTAAAAATCGATTATTATTACCTTCATGAAAACCTGCTACCGCACAAATTGAGTAATCTTTATCGCTAGCGCGAGCAGAGCAAACAGAAAGAATGAGTACAATTAATAAAAAATATTTAATTTTCATAGCTTTACATAATACGTATTTTTAAAAACACCCTAAAATTACACTAAAAATTCATTAATTAATCAATAGGTAAGCTTAACAATCCAATCTTTTGATCATGGCTCATGAAGTTGAGTCTACCACTTTAACCCTTCACATTTAAGACAACCATGCAACTTACGTGGAATTATATTTTTGCTAATCACGACTTGACCCAATTATTGTTGATAGCATTAGCAGGTTTATACGCTGGCACTCAAAACACATTAGCTGGCGGCGGCTCTTTCATTACTTTCCCCGCTTTGTTATTAGCTGGATTGAATCCTTTAGCAGCCAATATCACCTCCACTATTGCTTTATTTCCCAACCAAATTACATCAGCATTAGCTGGACGTAGATTGGCCGCTGGATCTGGAAATATCTCGCTATTGCAATTATTTTGTCTGAGCATTACGGGCGGCATTTTGGGTGCGCTGTTACTACTTAACACACCTGTCACCATTTTTGCAGGTTTAGTTCCTTGGCTGGTATTAGTTGCAACCGTTATTTTCATCTGGGGTACTTTCCGCAAAAAACCTAGCCATAAAGATCATTCGCTTCCAACTTCGGTGCTGGCCCTGATTCAGTTTTTAATTGGCATTTATGGTGGCTACTTTGGAGGAGGTATTGGCATTTTGATGCTCGCCACTTTAACCATTGCTGGCCAATCGGTTCGCGTGGCGACTGCCAGCAAAAATGTGTTGGCAGTGGCAATGAATACTTCGGCTGTTAGCTTGTTTATTTTTTCTAATCAAATTGACTGGGCTGCCGCCATAGCTTTAGCAATTGGCGGCATAGGAGGTGGATTGACGGGTAGTTGGTTAGTGCATCGTTTACCAGAACGTGTGATGCGTGGATTTGTCATTTTGGTAGGTATTGCATTAACCGTTTGGTTGTTCTGGCGGCAGTATTAATTTATCTTCGGTTAAGCTAGGGATTAATACGGTGCTTAATCCCTAGCCACACTTTAACCAGTTATCAAATTTGTTACGCCATTTGTTCTTAATATTAATCCTTTCGTGACTTCTCGCCAGAAAATGACCGCTTATCTGTTGACAAGGCTTTCCTGATGGGTATCGAAGAATTCAGGATGTAAGGGCTTTTTCATCTACGGTCTATGTTCCAAGCGGAATAATTGGAACATAGACTAAAAAGCTTTCGTTATAATTAAGGATATGAGTTTATTTTTATTCAACTTAGTTTTTGGCTTCTTCAATTTCTTTAAAATCTCGGTAGTTGATAGAGATTTTTAACCCAGCAAAACGTCCTGACATTTTAATTAATTCGTGTGAGCTCTTGTCAAAAGTAAGCCTAACTTCGCTGATTGCTCGCTCTTCATAACCTTCTTCAATTTCTTTGGCATCTAAACGAAACTTGTAGAAATAAATCTCCTGCAAGGGTTCGTCGGTAATTTCCAAAGGATCGCCTAAGTGCTTTATCACTGCAGATTTTTTGGGCAAATCAGCAGAAATTTTTTCCATGAATTCTGCTTTTGCTTTTAATTGCTGTTTTTCTTCATTAATTTCGGCTCCGCCTAGAGAACGAAATGAAGCTTCCAGGAATGCGGGAGGGGCAATCTGTAAAAATAAGGGTGAAAATGTCCAGTCCGTAATTTTATCGAGTTTATTAAAGCGTAAATCGAAGAAAAAATGAATTTCCGGTGTGATGACTTTATTTTCTAAATCGACCTTACGAAACAGATAGTGCCACAATTTTCCATCTGTATTGAGTTCTTCGTTGCTGGCATGTAACTTGGCCAACGATACAAAATCTTCGCTTAGCAGCTTAGGATTTTTAAAATGCACAGTGAAATCATCTTTTGCCACTATCGAGAAATTACGATCAAACTCATCCATTTGCAGATAGGTTTGATAGGCTCGCATCCAGTATAGACATCCGGTTAAAGTACTGAGCATAGCAAAAATCAAAAACAGTCTTATAAACCGGTTTAATTTTTTATACATTGTCATCCTCAATGGCAAGTGGGTGGAAAACTATTATCATTTTTTAATGGATTGGTTAGGAGATCTTCAACATCAATTTTATCAAAGTGATACTGGGCACCACAGAACTGACAATCCACTTCTACGGTCTGGCGTTCTGCCAAAATACTTTCTAGCTCTGCTCTGCCTAGGGTTAATAAAGTACCACTGATTTTGGACCTAGAACAACCACATTTAAACTCCACGGCTTCTGGCTGATAAACGACAACCTTTTCCTGATTAAACAACCGATGCAGTAATTCTTCACAATCCAGGTGCAAAAGCTCTTCTGATGTTATGGTGCTTGCCAAGGTTTCAAGGTGTTCCCAGGCCAATTTATCCTGTGAATCTCCGGGCAATACTTGCAGAAATAATCCTGCGGCATGGGTTTTATTAGCCACCAACCATAAGCAGGTATCTAATTGTTCGGATTGATTGAAATAGACTTTTAGTACCTCAGCTAAACTATCGTGCTCTATACCCACTATTCCTTGGTAAGGATCGGCATTTTCTGTTTCTACGGTAATGACCAATCGTCCGCCCTCCCCTAACATTGCTTTTAGATTATCTGCGACAACCGAGGTTTCGCTACGCACCAGACCTCGGATTTTGCGGTCGTGACTGGATTGTGCTACCAACGCTCTTAATTCGCCACTGCCTTGTAGCTGCATAATCAGAGTACCATTAAATTTAATAGTGGCCGACAACAAGACCACGGCCGCCAAAGCTTCTCCCAATTGAGTTTCCACGCCATCACTGGCCAAAATTTGATATTGCTTGGCCTGTTGCCAACTATCTTGCAAGCGTACCCATTCGCCTCGCACACCCTGATCTGCAAATAAAAACCGGATAAGACAATCTTGTTGTTTCATATAAATTTGATGACTAGTTCAACCTAAATGAGGATTATAATCTTCTGCAACCTATCATTCGACCCTGGTTATGCAATTATGAGTTTTATATTTAAAAAAACTACCTTAGTCAGTGCAGAAAATGCGTTACCAGGCCGTCTGGAAGCCATGCATACCAATACACTGCATTACGTCAACGGTCATTGTATCCTGCCGCCTTTCCCATCTCATCTGCAACAAGCAGTACTGGGCATGGGTTGTTTTTGGGGTGCAGAACGAAAGTTTTGGCAATTGACTGGCGTATATAGCACTGCTGTGGGCTACAGTGGCGGATTTACCCCCAACCCAAGCTATCAGGAAGTGTGTAGCGGTATGACCGCCCATGCAGAAGTTGTACTAGTGATATTTGACCCTAATTTAATACGCTATGAAGATCTACTTGCCTTGTTCTGGGAGTCTCATAACCCTACGCAAGGCATGCGCCAAGGTAATGATGTTGGCACCCAGTATCGCTCGTGTATATTTACATTTGATGCCGATCAGCAATCTATAGCCGAACAAAGTAAACAACGTTATCAAACCGAACTGAGTTTGTCTGGCTTACCCCCCATCACCACAGACATTGCTCCAGCACAGACCTTTTATTATGCCGAGGATGATCACCAACAATATCTGGCCAAAAACCCACAAGGATATTGTGGATTGGGAGGATTAGGGGTTCCGTTTAAATAGGTGTTGGGTGCTTCCACACGCATGCGGAGTAAACAGTGCCATTGGTATTGGATAGAAATACCGTTAACACTGGTTTAAGCTGAGGCTTTTATTGCAAAATAACTCTATTTCGATTATTATTTCCGCTCTTCGGCCTAGCCCGAACGACATAATATGGAGAGGTGGCCGAGTGGTCGATGGCGCACGCCTGGAAAGTGTGTATACGGCAACGTATCAAGGGTTCGAATCCCTTCCTCTCCGCCACAAACTATAAGCAATTGATAATTAATAGAAAAACATCAAACACGAAAGACACCGTTGTAACGACTTTACTCGCGTTTACAAACCGTCACAAACAGATTTAAGCTATTGATTTATTTTAAAATTTTAACCATCAAGAACAATCCTATTCTTACACTTTAAAAGCATCACTTTAAAAGTGCAACACCTGCCTTTTTGCTCCCCAATTGCCCGCTTGTGCTTTGAAAACTCCTGCGCATTGACAGCCACAAAACCGACAGTTACTGGCACTATCCAGATTCCACACTAATAATTCATAACCCTCTCGAACAATTAATGGATTTCTGCAATGGTGACAATAGGTACTACCAGCCATGGTGTCTTTAATGTTACCAACATAAGCGTAATGGACACCGTTTTTTAGCGCAATGCTACGCGCCATAAGCAATGAAGAGGCGGGTGTGCG contains:
- the msrA gene encoding peptide-methionine (S)-S-oxide reductase MsrA, whose translation is MSFIFKKTTLVSAENALPGRLEAMHTNTLHYVNGHCILPPFPSHLQQAVLGMGCFWGAERKFWQLTGVYSTAVGYSGGFTPNPSYQEVCSGMTAHAEVVLVIFDPNLIRYEDLLALFWESHNPTQGMRQGNDVGTQYRSCIFTFDADQQSIAEQSKQRYQTELSLSGLPPITTDIAPAQTFYYAEDDHQQYLAKNPQGYCGLGGLGVPFK
- the hslO gene encoding Hsp33 family molecular chaperone HslO — its product is MKQQDCLIRFLFADQGVRGEWVRLQDSWQQAKQYQILASDGVETQLGEALAAVVLLSATIKFNGTLIMQLQGSGELRALVAQSSHDRKIRGLVRSETSVVADNLKAMLGEGGRLVITVETENADPYQGIVGIEHDSLAEVLKVYFNQSEQLDTCLWLVANKTHAAGLFLQVLPGDSQDKLAWEHLETLASTITSEELLHLDCEELLHRLFNQEKVVVYQPEAVEFKCGCSRSKISGTLLTLGRAELESILAERQTVEVDCQFCGAQYHFDKIDVEDLLTNPLKNDNSFPPTCH
- a CDS encoding aspartate aminotransferase family protein — translated: MTTHIMPTYARQAVTFERGAGVWLWDVNGKRYLDALAGIAVCNLGHAHPAVHQALCEQSNKLLHTSNIYAIDLQYKLADKLSQLSGMDNVFFGNSGAEANEAAIKLARKYGHQQGIEKPVIITMEKSFHGRTMATLSATGNTKIKQGFAPLLEGFIHVAYNDVAAIKAAIEANPNIVAILVEPIQGEGGVNIPASDYLNQIRELCDQHNLLMMLDEIQTGVGRTGKFLAYQHNGILPDVCTMAKALGNGVPIGACLARGKAASVLAAGNHGSTFGGNPLACSAALAVLDTFANTRLIDDAESKGQLLCTQMASKTKGNQHIVSIRNLGLMIGIELDAPCGELVGKALAKGLLINVTAENVIRLLPPLLIDAQQIDLLTDILAVLVQEHTNVHTNHAAA
- a CDS encoding sulfite exporter TauE/SafE family protein; translation: MQLTWNYIFANHDLTQLLLIALAGLYAGTQNTLAGGGSFITFPALLLAGLNPLAANITSTIALFPNQITSALAGRRLAAGSGNISLLQLFCLSITGGILGALLLLNTPVTIFAGLVPWLVLVATVIFIWGTFRKKPSHKDHSLPTSVLALIQFLIGIYGGYFGGGIGILMLATLTIAGQSVRVATASKNVLAVAMNTSAVSLFIFSNQIDWAAAIALAIGGIGGGLTGSWLVHRLPERVMRGFVILVGIALTVWLFWRQY